From Primulina tabacum isolate GXHZ01 chromosome 2, ASM2559414v2, whole genome shotgun sequence, one genomic window encodes:
- the LOC142528182 gene encoding putative serine/threonine-protein kinase PBL17 isoform X1, with protein sequence MGSCFSVVEDEQQYTDSKSSTHKPGVCEELVSPKKVDSVNLNTIVVISKNIKDLLQSPGNGDLDIFTYEEMKLATKHFRPDQVLGDGGFGIVYKGVIDENVRPGYKTTRVAIKELDPEGLQGDREWLAEVNYLGQLRHPNLVKLVGHCCEGDHRLLVYEYMASGSLEKHLFHRVRATLSWHKRLKIALDTAKGLAFLHGVDNPIIYRDFKTSNILLDVDFNAKLSDFGLARVGPTGDQTHVSTRVMGTYGYAAPEYVMTGHLTARSDVYGFGVVLLEMLIGRRAMDKSRPSREHNLVEWARPILNHNKKLLRILDPRIEGQYSTKILMKVAHLAYQCLSQNPKGRPVMSQVIEILEPLATQEAYEEETIQLNGGASVTLYEVPKRLPDTPMGKKADIIKSESHRETEHAKGKHVNGRSKSEPPKENFLCSSFQERRSV encoded by the exons GTGTTTGCGAAGAGTTGGTGTCACCGAAAAAAGTGGACTCTGTGAATTTAAACACCATCGTGGTAATTTCGAAAAACATAAAGGATCTACTTCAAAGTCCTGGGAATGGTGATCTTGATATTTTCACTTACGAGGAGATGAAGCTGGCTACCAAGCACTTCCGACCAGATCAGGTTCTCGGTGATGGTGGGTTTGGTATCGTCTATAAAGGAGTGATAGATGAAAATGTTCGGCCTGGTTACAAGACAACTCGAGTTGCCATTAAAGAGCTTGATCCCGAAGGCCTACAAGGAGACCGAGAATGGCTG GCAGAAGTCAATTATTTAGGACAACTTCGGCACCCAAATCTGGTGAAACTGGTCGGCCATTGCTGCGAGGGTGATCACAGACTTTTGGTTTATGAATATATGGCATCTGGAAGCTTGGAGAAACACCTTTTTCACC GAGTACGTGCCACCTTAtcatggcacaagagattgaagaTTGCTTTGGACACTGCAAAAGGGCTTGCTTTTCTTCATGGTGTGGATAATCCTATAATATACAGAGATTTTAAGACGTCGAACATTTTGCTAGACGTG GATTTTAACGCAAAGCTCTCCGACTTTGGACTGGCTAGGGTCGGTCCAACTGGAGATCAAACTCATGTTTCAACCCGAGTGATGGGTACTTATGGTTATGCTGCCCCAGAGTATGTGATGACCG GACATTTAACTGCACGAAGCGATGTATATGGTTTTGGGGTCGTTTTACTTGAAATGCTAATCGGAAGGCGTGCAATGGATAAAAGCAGGCCTAGTCGAGAGCATAATCTTGTCGAGTGGGCTCGTCCAATCCTCAACCACAACAAGAAGCTTTTGAGAATACTTGATCCTAGAATTGAAGGGCAATACTCCACTAAAATTCTCATGAAAGTGGCCCATCTAGCATATCAATGCCTCAGTCAAAACCCAAAAGGAAGGCCTGTAATGAGCCAAGTAATCGAAATTCTTGAGCCCCTTGCAACACAAGAAGCTTATGAAGAAGAAACGATTCAACTGAATGGAGGTGCCAGTGTAACGCTTTATGAGGTTCCGAAAAGGTTGCCAGACACTCCAATGGGGAAGAAGGCGGATATAATAAAGAGCGAGAGTCATCGAGAAACCGAGCATGCAAAGGGTAAACATGTCAACGGAAGGAGCAAAAGTGAGCCTCCAAAGGAGAACTTTCTTTGTAGTTCTTTTCAAGAACGAAGAAGTGTTTAG
- the LOC142528182 gene encoding putative serine/threonine-protein kinase PBL17 isoform X2: MGSCFSVVEDEQQYTDSKSSTHKPELVSPKKVDSVNLNTIVVISKNIKDLLQSPGNGDLDIFTYEEMKLATKHFRPDQVLGDGGFGIVYKGVIDENVRPGYKTTRVAIKELDPEGLQGDREWLAEVNYLGQLRHPNLVKLVGHCCEGDHRLLVYEYMASGSLEKHLFHRVRATLSWHKRLKIALDTAKGLAFLHGVDNPIIYRDFKTSNILLDVDFNAKLSDFGLARVGPTGDQTHVSTRVMGTYGYAAPEYVMTGHLTARSDVYGFGVVLLEMLIGRRAMDKSRPSREHNLVEWARPILNHNKKLLRILDPRIEGQYSTKILMKVAHLAYQCLSQNPKGRPVMSQVIEILEPLATQEAYEEETIQLNGGASVTLYEVPKRLPDTPMGKKADIIKSESHRETEHAKGKHVNGRSKSEPPKENFLCSSFQERRSV; encoded by the exons AGTTGGTGTCACCGAAAAAAGTGGACTCTGTGAATTTAAACACCATCGTGGTAATTTCGAAAAACATAAAGGATCTACTTCAAAGTCCTGGGAATGGTGATCTTGATATTTTCACTTACGAGGAGATGAAGCTGGCTACCAAGCACTTCCGACCAGATCAGGTTCTCGGTGATGGTGGGTTTGGTATCGTCTATAAAGGAGTGATAGATGAAAATGTTCGGCCTGGTTACAAGACAACTCGAGTTGCCATTAAAGAGCTTGATCCCGAAGGCCTACAAGGAGACCGAGAATGGCTG GCAGAAGTCAATTATTTAGGACAACTTCGGCACCCAAATCTGGTGAAACTGGTCGGCCATTGCTGCGAGGGTGATCACAGACTTTTGGTTTATGAATATATGGCATCTGGAAGCTTGGAGAAACACCTTTTTCACC GAGTACGTGCCACCTTAtcatggcacaagagattgaagaTTGCTTTGGACACTGCAAAAGGGCTTGCTTTTCTTCATGGTGTGGATAATCCTATAATATACAGAGATTTTAAGACGTCGAACATTTTGCTAGACGTG GATTTTAACGCAAAGCTCTCCGACTTTGGACTGGCTAGGGTCGGTCCAACTGGAGATCAAACTCATGTTTCAACCCGAGTGATGGGTACTTATGGTTATGCTGCCCCAGAGTATGTGATGACCG GACATTTAACTGCACGAAGCGATGTATATGGTTTTGGGGTCGTTTTACTTGAAATGCTAATCGGAAGGCGTGCAATGGATAAAAGCAGGCCTAGTCGAGAGCATAATCTTGTCGAGTGGGCTCGTCCAATCCTCAACCACAACAAGAAGCTTTTGAGAATACTTGATCCTAGAATTGAAGGGCAATACTCCACTAAAATTCTCATGAAAGTGGCCCATCTAGCATATCAATGCCTCAGTCAAAACCCAAAAGGAAGGCCTGTAATGAGCCAAGTAATCGAAATTCTTGAGCCCCTTGCAACACAAGAAGCTTATGAAGAAGAAACGATTCAACTGAATGGAGGTGCCAGTGTAACGCTTTATGAGGTTCCGAAAAGGTTGCCAGACACTCCAATGGGGAAGAAGGCGGATATAATAAAGAGCGAGAGTCATCGAGAAACCGAGCATGCAAAGGGTAAACATGTCAACGGAAGGAGCAAAAGTGAGCCTCCAAAGGAGAACTTTCTTTGTAGTTCTTTTCAAGAACGAAGAAGTGTTTAG